The genomic region TCCTTCCGCTCAGGAAATCGTCCTGTATCTCAACGGAAAGGAAACCGCGCGCGGCGGAATTCCGACCCATAAAAATCTGACACGAATCGGTTTTCATCCCGACGATACGACTTCGTTTCGAATCGCGAGTTCCTACTACGGTTGGATGGAGAATTTTGCGGTCTTTAAAGGAAAACCCAATCCGAGTTCGGAGGATTCTTCCTTTCCGGGTCAAGACTTCGATCCGGAAACTCATACGACCGAAACCAAGTTCGGCGTAGGAACTTCTCCGGTGTATAAAACCAAGTATTCGAGTTCGTTTTTGGAAGAGGTTCAGTTGAAGGCCGTAGTCCCGACCTCGGCCGCGATGGAAATTTATTTCCGAGTTTCCCCGACTCCGTTTACTCCGAGTTCGGAATCTCCGGCTTGGATTTCCTTGGACTTAAGAAAATTAGAAAATTATAAAATAGATTCCCTCGATCCCGACGTTTATAGAATTCCTTTGAAAAATTCCCTGAAAAAGTTTTTGGGAATTTCCGAAAACAAAGAGGACCGTCTTCCGTTTCGTTATTACCAATGGAGAATCAAACTGAAATCGGATCCGAGCGGTGGTCAAACTCCCGAACTGAAAAATATTTCACTCACGTTTCGGGAAACCAATCCGCCCGTACGACCTCTCGGTTTAAAGGTTGCGGAGAATTCGGTGGACGATTCCGGTCCCAGCGTTTGTCTGAATTGGAAATCGAATCCCGAACGGGAAGTGATTCAAGGCGGCGGTTATTTCATCCACTACGGAATTCATCCCGATCGAATGGTGGGAATCGTCCGCGGAACTTTTTCGGAAACGGGCGAAGCGCCCAACAAAAAGAATCGACCGAAACATCCGGCTTCGGATTATCTCGATCCGATCACAGGACTTCCTTCGGGAAAGAATTCAAACAATATACAAGAATATTATAATAAACTTTCGGCTTGTGTGGACAATCGGATCATCTCTTTGAATTCGGAAATTCTTTTGGAAAAGAATCAGTTGTTTTTAAAAAAGGGAACGACTTATTTTTTCAGAATCAGCGCTTACAATAAATTCTATCATTTTCAAACCGGAAAGGATCAGGTTTCCGGTTTAAGCGATCCGGTCGAAGTCTACTTCCTGAGCGAGTAAAACTCGAATCATCTTTTGATCGGGAAGATTCTTATCCACCGTAATAAAACCGTCCAAATCCTTTTCGATCGCGATCGAAATCTCGTTCCAAACCCATTCCGCGTTTCCGAATTCTTTGGAAAGTTTTTGTGCCAAGGAAAGATTCTCGGGTCTAAAATCCAAAACTCCGAGACAAAGTCGTTTGATCTGACTCCAGAGAATTTCCCTTTTGACCGCGTCCTTTTCCTCTTCGAGTAAAGGAAGAACCGAAACGGTTCCCGTGTAAAAAAGATGTTGGCCTTTGATCAATTTTTCGAGGGCTTCGACTACGATCGGCTTTAAGTCGGAAGGATTTCCGATCAGAACTTCCAACAAGGATTTGGAGAGATAGTATTTCATTCTTCTTTTAAGTTCGAAAGAATTCGGAGCGCTTCCAATCTTTCGTAGGAATCGGATCTATAAACTTCGTTTCGTAAGGAAAGACGCAACATTTCTCCGGCGGAGAGATTTCTTTTTTCGGCTTCGTTCTTAAGAAGTTCGAGTTCTTCCTCGGTCATCAAAAGTTGAAATCGTTTGTCGACTCTCGCCATCAGTTCTCTTCTCTCATTTCCTTATCGTTCTTCAAATAAATTCTAAAATAAATATCGGCGTCCTTCAACTGACCTAAGGATTGATAGATCGCAGCGATATTATAGTTCGCTTCGTTCAATCTAAAATCGTATTTGAAAGACTTCTTAAAAATCTGAATCGCACGATCTTCCCTTCCCGCATACCATTCGGACATAGCCCAAAGAAAATGCCACTTGCCGAGATCTGGATCTCGGGGAGTCGCTTGCGCGAGATATTCCAAAACTTCTTCGAAGGTCTTTGCGGCAAAAAGATAATTCTCTTTGATCTTTTTGAGCTTTTCCATTCTTGAAAAAATGTCCTCTGCGTGTCCAGGGATTTCCAAGTCGTTTCGATAGAATAAGGCCCGCGCATACCAGAGTTTTACCGTAAGATCGGATGGATTTTTTTCTACGAACTTTTCGAGATACGGAATCGATTCCGTTTCCTGTCGATCCTCGCTCATCTTGAGAATCTTTTGTTTCACCGCGCGGTTCCATTCTTTCCTGTTTTCCTCGTTTGCAAAAACGGAAGTATGGAATGACGTCAAAAGCAAAAACCAGATTGT from Leptospira kmetyi serovar Malaysia str. Bejo-Iso9 harbors:
- a CDS encoding glucanase yields the protein MELISNSKIGNAFPPAFLSRLYSTFSLLLVSFPRSSSFRLTIFRLSIFHLSIFVSFLLSGTVSVFSETKILPLVDLQKSGLELSGKNSEPKILKLLTRDRSAGADLYLSFESGDPSNLKDSSGNYKVLTSSFLADTENVFHSKRSARFSGKRTGIKIAHSNSGLLTSKDLTEDFYIGFSFLPGTVEKDATLISRLYETSGNTYGWDLKISDDRLKANFHSFFETEEKRFLSLQLVSNTTLKKNQWNRVLLYFNPSAQEIVLYLNGKETARGGIPTHKNLTRIGFHPDDTTSFRIASSYYGWMENFAVFKGKPNPSSEDSSFPGQDFDPETHTTETKFGVGTSPVYKTKYSSSFLEEVQLKAVVPTSAAMEIYFRVSPTPFTPSSESPAWISLDLRKLENYKIDSLDPDVYRIPLKNSLKKFLGISENKEDRLPFRYYQWRIKLKSDPSGGQTPELKNISLTFRETNPPVRPLGLKVAENSVDDSGPSVCLNWKSNPEREVIQGGGYFIHYGIHPDRMVGIVRGTFSETGEAPNKKNRPKHPASDYLDPITGLPSGKNSNNIQEYYNKLSACVDNRIISLNSEILLEKNQLFLKKGTTYFFRISAYNKFYHFQTGKDQVSGLSDPVEVYFLSE
- a CDS encoding CopG family transcriptional regulator, which produces MARVDKRFQLLMTEEELELLKNEAEKRNLSAGEMLRLSLRNEVYRSDSYERLEALRILSNLKEE
- a CDS encoding tetratricopeptide repeat protein, encoding MILVRLTIWFLLLTSFHTSVFANEENRKEWNRAVKQKILKMSEDRQETESIPYLEKFVEKNPSDLTVKLWYARALFYRNDLEIPGHAEDIFSRMEKLKKIKENYLFAAKTFEEVLEYLAQATPRDPDLGKWHFLWAMSEWYAGREDRAIQIFKKSFKYDFRLNEANYNIAAIYQSLGQLKDADIYFRIYLKNDKEMREEN